One Branchiostoma floridae strain S238N-H82 chromosome 15, Bfl_VNyyK, whole genome shotgun sequence DNA window includes the following coding sequences:
- the LOC118432615 gene encoding pleckstrin homology domain-containing family J member 1-like: MRYSEKELLSLALQTPDREGKILHRMSGTKARLEGYKDRLIRLKANFLFLFKTNEQGQILEPVGAVLLERCKIQPEPKADKANVFSIALQDDPECKYYFACRSFEECTDWLTALRNASYENMRSNIMLLQSKLSRHTGQQRLQHSHIPAAGQ, encoded by the exons ATGCGGTACAGTGAGAAAGAGCTCCTCAGCCTGGCCCTGCAGACACCAGACAGAGAAGGCAAGATTCTGCACCGGATGTCAGGCACCAAGGCAAGACTTGAAG GTTACAAGGACAGGCTCATCAGACTCAAGGCCAACTTTCTCTTCTTGTTCAAGACAAATGAACAAGGTCAGATTCTGGAG CCTGTCGGAGCTGTGCTGCTGGAGAGATGTAAAATTCAGCCTGAACCAAAAGCTGACAAGGCCAATGTATTTTCTATAG CTCTCCAGGACGACCCAGAGTGCAAGTATTATTTTGCCTGCAGATCGTTTGAAGAGTGCACTGACTGGTTAACTGCACTAAGAAATGCCAG CTATGAGAACATGAGGTCCAACATCATGCTTCTCCAGAGCAAGTTATCCAGACATACAGGACAGCAGAGACTCCAGCATAGCCACATCCCAGCAGCTGGACAATGA